The region CTGTAACATCACCCCACTGATTCCTTGACTGTAAAGGCTAAGGTTTGAAGTTGGGTCACAGAAAAACTTAAATGCAGTTCTAAGGTCCAAGTGTCTAAAAGTGTCCAACTATCATTTCCGTAACAATTTCCTTTTTTGTAATTTGCAAAATTTGTAATTTCCTCATTTACACAGTTCTCTATGTCTAGATCAGACTCAGAAAGGCACTGGTGTATTGTGCTTTGTACATCTACCATTTTGTATTGTTGCTTTATGAAACCATAAACCAACAAACCAAGTGTACATCATTTCATTGGAATCTCATTGTGTTTTCTAGGAGACAGCTTTGGTCCAACTTTATTATCTGTCAGCTGTTAACATGAGCTGAtacaaaaacattcagagtgtttgtgtttgaaacaGTGGAGCAGTCTGTAAAGGTTGTTGCTGCAGTATTACATGATGTTGTGATACGACATGTTGTTGTGAGATTTGCTTGAGACATGCTATCTGCCCTAGTGATCACAGTGATATGACGGTCACTGTTTCAGGCCTCTACAAGTTGATTTACATACCTTAGGGAAATCTTGATTTCTGCCTGAAGGAAGGAAAATTACACTCAAAGGTCTAAAATAATATAGTAATGTAAAGTATTCAGAACATggctaaaaaatatatttaaaaaaatacagtgcaaTACTTTATCATGTAGAATTCCTGCTGCGATTTTTTTCCTAAGTCATTAGTTAGTCATCATGGGGCCACAATCTTCCCTCTCTAAGACTAGAAGTTTTCTACAAACTCATTTTCCAGTGTGCCCTGGAAAGATGTTCAGTTATCTGGTTAAAATGAAAGCCCTTGTTTACACCCCTGCTTCCCCTTCTTCTAAGTGCTATATGAatgcttgaggttcttgaaggCATTTCACCATCATCCAAAATACTTTCTCAATTCTAAGTGACTGATGACAAACGGTTTTGCCCTCCCCTTGAGTAAGTCTAAAGAAAATAACTTGCTTTTTCCATTTGTCAAAACATTGCTGTTGTCCACTGCCAAGCTCCCACAGAGAACCTGTTTGTTTAAATTCAAAGTTAATCTGCATCTAGATGTTTCACATTTAATATTCACTGATTTTGCTACTATTTCTCAAGTAGTAGCAGACATCCAATGAAGTACACAGCTTTATTCAAATTCCATACTATGCACTGATAGTATGCATATGTACTATTTACAGTGATAACTGTTAGAGCACATGTTTTGTCTAGTTAATATACAAAAAATCATTGTACCATTTTCTTCTGGCATGAAATTGCACAATACCTGCGCCAGCAGATGACAATCAAACTGTGACTGCCAGTTAAACTTCAGTTCTGCCTTGAAATTTCTCTTCATCATCCTTCATTTTTTTAGCTGTGTATATAAATAATCTGGcagatttttttatgttttgactgtttttgtgcaTACTTCATTTTCTTGTACTGCAATGATATCACATTAACAGGTGATATGAGTAGATCCTCTCTGAAATTGTCCTGTATCTTTATAAACTACATGAAAACCAATTTGATTGAAGCTCATAATAAGTATCATTGCTTTTGTATTTGTCAAAGTTGTgttaattttgtgtttaatgtattttaaagtgCAGATCTGAAAAGTCTGGACTTTACATTACCACACAACGGTAACTATCTCAAGCAGGTTTCCAGGTGATTTCCATAAAGTAAAATCAATGCAGGTTAGTTGCTGCCTGGAAGGAAAGCACATTTGAAGTCTCAGGCCTATGTGGAAAATGGTTGGCTGTTATTTAAGGTCCTACATTCCAGTGGCTcactcacacaggtgttttcacagTCACTTCGAGCTCTCCTCAGGACTATATGGGCATGTACAGACTGTGTTTGACTGGCATCTTCCTCACTGTTTTGTCAGCTTTGTTTCACCTGTTTATAGTGAGAAATATTACACCACTATGAATTGATATGTGTGCAGTAGTTTGGTGACCTCATGTAACTCATTAACCTGCAATGAGATTTAATCAGCCAGaagaactgaaaacacctgtgtgagtgtgtttcatttttctactctaggccttgtgttgtgtttgtgctgcctTCTGACTTGTGTTACGACTGTCAAGGCCAGTCTTCTCCACAACCTTTCATGGTAGGTTGAAGATTATTGATTTTgtaccaaataaataaataaataaaaatataaaataaaattttaaagcCATACATGTATCAGTCATGAAACTGTATGGGCTGACGTTTTGCTTTTTATCctaagatttgttttttctgttgctgttgagAAGAGTGAGTCCATGATTTTCTGCAACTATACTTTTGTATGTAATATGCCTTCCTTTGCTATTTTCACAAAGAAACTGAATTCTGGTGAAAATGTAATGTGCTGATTGGCTCATAACTGAGTACTACAACTTTTCAGCCAAAACCTCAGAGGTATTGGAGACTTGGCTTCTGCCACAAGATTTCCACTGCAGTTttcaatatactgtatgtaaaaatatacacaaaagcCCAAAGACGTTTCAACATATTTTATCTGAGCCATTGTCATgccatgtcatcatctgccatctgccacttatctgggtccggGCCCAGGTTGTGGGGGCAACATCCCCCCAGTCtgcacaatgcaccgaagtcctgcggtggtgggcccatgggaggcagtgccgcccggagtggggttcaaacccacaaccGTGAGAGAGTCTCATGCTcgaccaactgagctaaccgggcggcacCATTGGAGTTTCATAAATTTTAAAACAGTTaagtttgatttgtcttcattaattTGTTGTGGTTCAAATATAGTGAAAGTGTGTTGATTTGTGGAGAATACTTTGTTAAATGTACATAACACAGTtcactacactgtaaaaaaaaaactccctggGAAATCTGTCATGGGAAACCTGGAGGAAGCTGACTACAGTTATATCATAGCTAGACTATATTGTGTACTTAAaccattttttaatttcagaggTTTTATTTCATCAAGCTACAAGAGATGTCATATGAATACTTACTCCCATGTTGTTCTCCCTTACAGTTAAGCTTCACATATCTTTCAATACAAATAATAAATGGGtaattatatactgtatacatttGTAGAGTACAGAGTTGAGAGCACAATCACTTTTTTGTAAAATAAGATTTGCATATTTTATGTTGTTCTAATTAAACTCTGTTGGATTGAAATAAACTTGGTAGCCACTTGTCAACTTGTCCCATTTTTTCTTACCTCTGCCTTAATAAGTCACATAATGCTGCCTTACTTAATGGCACAAGACAGTGCTACACTGGGTTCTATTGTTATATTTGATCACttttcctttacatttttaatttgaaagggATATCAGCACCTTTCTTGCATATGACTTGTCACAATGGGCCTTACTGTTAAAGCTGAATTACCTAGCTATTACTGAAGCAAGATTGTAAAAGCCTTTGACTTCAGGCCcagtttaaaaactgaaaatgcgCTGCTGCACGAGAGACCCTCACTGCACAGGAATCTGACTCCTGTTGTCAACAGCTTTCATTGTAACTACATGCTAATGCGGGACCATAGAGTGGGTTTTGCCAAACATTAGCCATTTTGCCTCATTTGACAGTTGACCCTCAAGGAACGTTCCCTGAGGGTTACCTTAAGCTTATATTTTTGCAACTTTCTCtaacattaaaaatgttctCACCTTTGCTCTGAAAGTTCATAAAAGGCAATACAAAAATAGAAGCATAACAATGTGACATGTTTTCCATTTAAAGTCAAAGAGGACAACAGTTCCCCCATTCACAGGGCAGGGGGGCTCACTGAATAGTCTGATGAGTATGAACATCATGTGAATCAAatgctgtggccttcacagtcaccacaTATCGACCCAGATGAACATCTATGGGAGATTTAGAACCAACTTGTTAGACAtttctctccaccaccatcatccaaacaccaaatgagggaatatcttttagaagaatggtgttcatccctccagtagagtcCAAAGACTCGTGGTGGCCTGGCTCATGGTGGCCAAACACCTGACTAAGACACTACATGCTGGtaattcttttaatttgtcatcCGTCTGCACATTGTACTCTCCTGGTACAGGAAGCCAATCCTCTGCCGGGCCTCTTGATCAATGGAGCCTGTGTTGGTTGGCCTCTTCAGGTCATGGGCAATCTCAGAAACTTGACGGGTGACAGTCCTGAGCATGTAGGAAGGAAATAAGGATAAGGAAATAAAGATAAGGAGAGCAAGGGAAGGAAGGGTGTAAACAAGAAGGATGAGGGAAGTGTAAAGGTATTTCTGAAGCTGAATATGACATTCTGCTAAGCATAGtggattatttcttttttacaaaaacttgtaaagaaGTCTGTAATTCTATATTATTTTAGAAGTCTCACAAGGAAGACATGACTGTATAGAAATTCACTGGTTTGTTTTACTTAAAGAACCAGGCtactatttttacatttgtggTTATAGCAGTTTAAGCTTTTGGTTTCCGTTCATTGCTAAACAGTGTGAAAATTACTCTGCAGAGACCTGGTATAATGTATCAGTGAACAGCACTGCATGTTGTGTAACATGGTGGAAGAGAGGAATGTGAGATTGACAGCCTCTTAAAAAGCTACTTTCCAGGTTTTTTCTTCATGTCAGTCAATAAAGATTCTAATACAAATAGTGATTTGTGTGTAGAGCTCAAGGGTGCATATGAAACAGGAGTAAGAGGAGTGAAAGAGTGTAGAAGGAGGTGTAAACAAAGTGGGAGGCGGCAGGAGGGCAGGTACAACAAGCTGCATAAGACCTGTAATTATTATCCTACGGAGTTTACTTTGActacctctctctctgacacacatgcagtgtTTGGATAGACTgataagagagagggagggagagagagagtaaaatagagagagagagagagggagggagggaagagggaagtAAAACAGCCCAGCTAATAGAGTGAAAACTGTGTTGAGAAAGTGTGAGAAAGCCTCTGACTGTGTTAcagggagcagagagggaggaggacgaAGTGCAAGGGGTTTTGCTGCTGTGCTGGGATCATGTCTCTTAATCAGAAGGTGGCTCTGGTGACTGGGGGGGCTCAGGGCATTGGGAGAGCTGCGGTCCAGTCACTGTTGAAGAGCTCGGCCAAGGTCAGTACTGCACTGTCCAAATGAACTTTATTGCTTCGAACTGAACTaagttttattactttttttcaaTTACTGTCTTACTTTACAAATGTCTTGGTTAAAATGCTCCACTTAACTTTAACTTTACTGCTTTGCTTATTTTTTTGAATCAGGTTCTCTGATCCAACTGTACATTAAACAGCTCAGCTTTAACATTACTTGACTGTTACTTCCTCTGCCCAAACACAACCTATTTAGACCTCACggttttctgtctgcagcttcATTAATCCAATTCAAATAGACTGACTTTTCCCCTGCACTGCTTTAGTTTGCTTTTACTGGATTGTTTATACTTTACTTATATTTCTTTTACTAAGTGTTTACTTTTACTGCTGtatcacatttgttttaatagtAATCCTTCACTATCAGCActgctgttttcctcctttgaatgtttttgaaatggGTCCAGTGGTAACTTAACATGCAATATAGTAAGAACAGTGGGAAAGCACTGAGTTttaagacaagaaaaaacacattgcaAATGCAAAGCAAACAGGCTTTCTTCGAACCCTATAAAATGAGGCTAATTGTGGCACAGCACTTCAATAAACATGTCAGtattcttttactttttgttcCCCCATCAGATCAGTGTGCTACTTACCGCGCTGTTCACAACCATACTTGTCAAAAAAAGGTCTAGCACAGTTCAGTGGTAAGAAGTAAGCCATACACTGTAACCAGAGTATTCTCTGCTTTCATGTAGCACTAAATGGGTAAATGGTAAACGCATTTATATAGAACTTTTCTAGTCTTATTGACCACTCACAGTGCTTTACACTGCAAGTCACATTCacctaatcacacacacagcgcttttactaacacatacacacacacacacacacattcacaattcAGTTCAGTATATTGCCCAAATGGACTGGAAGAGCCACGTAATCGGACCACCAACCTTCTGATTTGTCGACTCTGCCGACTCTGCCTCTTGAGCCACAACTGCCCTGAgagataaattaaaataattcacaAGATTATTCTGCAGAAATGCATGCAAACTTTCGAGGTTAACACCATCCAGCCCTGCAGTGTGCCTCTGTGGGTGAATCTAAAGTCCAACTGATGAATTTTGTCCTGCAGGTAGCTGTTGTTGACCTGAACAAGACATGCGGTGAAGAGTGCAAGACACAGCTGGATGCAGAGTTTGGAGAAGGCAACTGCACCTTTATTCAATGTGATGTGTCCAATGGAGATGCACTCAGAGGTAAAACTGCCTGTGCAACTGTTCAAGAGATAACTACCAATGCCTTTTACATCGCTCATTGCTTTTTGAgtgacacagaacaaaaactttAGAGATAAGCTTTCACCAGCATAGTCGGATTGTTGATTTATTGGCACCTATCCAGACTGTTGCATAATGTAAGAGTCATTTACTATGACTCCTTATGCAGGCTGCAGAGTATTACTGTGCACAAGAAGGCTGTATTTTGCTCACTCATTTTAAACTTCCTCAAGATGAATGAGGAAGTAGCCTCAAAAAGCAAAAACCTTTTGGCTATTTTTAGTAGGCATTAGACGCTTTTTCCTGGAGAgactcactgtcactgctctctgAGTTCTGAGTTCACAGCTGCAGTTAGTGGGTGTGAAAGAGTAGCAGGTTCAGTCAAGCAGGCTGCAAAAGAGGATCTGTCACATTTGTTAACAGCAGGTTAGCTTAACGGTCCAGCTAAAACTGAGCTTGTCTAGTCTTGTTTTTGTAGTGGCATGAGCATTTATTTGGCTGTATTTCAGTTTCAGGTTTAAAATGCCTGCTTACTACATCCCATGTGCAGTATACTGTTCTGCTCTACTGCTCTTCAGTTACCTTCTCCTGTTCTGCAGACCTGACaatgctagtgtgtgtgtgtgtgtgtgtgtgtgtgtgtgtgtgtgtgtgtgtgtgtgtgtgtgtgtgtgtgtgagagagagagaaagagaagaagcagaaaattaAAGAGTGTgtaagtgaatgagtgagtcttagagtgagagagagagtgagaaagcgGAACAAGGTTTCATTGTCTGACATTGAAAAAGTAAATCCCTGCAGGCTAACGGCTGTGGAATGCTGTTTGGTGTTGCTCCTAACTGTGTGATAGCACTGCTGTTTATTTGGACACTCATTGTAAGCCTAGGTGCATGTATTTTGGCAAATATGCATAGTGCATACAATTATTTCTAGTGCAAGTTAGCATCTGTGTCTTTTGTATGTGTCTTAAGTGTGTCCGGTTGTGAGAATGTGTGAGTCAAacaggtgtgtttgttgtgtgtttctaaTTGTGGGGTGTCCTAGTGTGGAATGTGGCAGGTGATAACACATGCAGGTTTTACCACCTCAGGTTTCTCTCTTCAGTTGTTTATCCAGTCACATCTGTCTGCCCACAAAAGAGGATAAACAACCTACTGGTGGCTCGTTGCGTAAGAGTATACTGTTTATCCCCTCTTTCACATTGTCTGAACTGTCTGTAAGCAGCTATTCAGCCATAATGCCTTAAGTCAGTTCGGCCACATACTCAAGGCAACCAAATTTAAACTCTGCACCTTTCCAAGTGTAATTGGTTTATTGAGTCTTCAaacattctaaaaaaaaacataaaaacgcACAGAAATCATGTTTTAAGTGCTACCACAGTCATTGTATAGTCAAGTAATCAAATCATTGTATCGCAGTCGGAAAGAACATTTTAGTTCTGACTTAGCATTTTCAGGATGTGGGATAAAGCTCATGGTTTTCAGCTCTCTTGAGATGCTGTGTCTATAGCTTAAGTTATTCATAGAGggctttttgtttctgtggtttaGATGCCTTTCAGAGCACCGTGGACCAGTTTGGTCGTCTGGACATCGTTATCAACAATGCCGGAATCAACAATGAGAAGAACTGGGAGAAAACTATACAAGTGAACCTGGTAAGGTGACAAGATGGCAGTAACTTAAGACTGTGAATgaagtaaactttatttatatcagTTCTATCCCTACAACCTCTACTTATTCAGTCAGATAAAATCAGGAAATGCTTTCTGGTAGAAATATGTATTAAGAAGAAAAGAGGCAGGTTTATGGCTAAGGGCGTAGTAGGGGTGGTTGCACTGCATTCCCACTGTACAAAGAgtgataagtttgtggcctcAGGTAGAAGGaatcagttttagaaaacctggcacatttatttttcatcataaTCCCCTCCTAATTTTATGTACATGGGCCAGCTGTCGTGGAGCATATGGATACCTTCTTCATAGAAGTTGGTATGTTAGACCTCCacaaagtggtccacagcagcgatGATgttatcatcactgtcaaatTCAAAATGGCTGAATTCAAGTTGGATTTAGTTTGTGGGTccaagatgattttttttgtagatcTCAATAGGATAGACATACTTACCAGTTTTCTTACATCCAGATGAAACCTACCAGGATGGCTACTTTGATGAATCTTCTAGGGGCACCCTCGAGCCGTTTTGCCATACCTGTGCCCATGGCCCATATCAGATACCAAGTTATGCCACATCTGAAgcataatcatcatcataatctTAAAAGGCCAAAAGGACCTttgcaccactcggtgctcagGCCCtaaataacatgaaatatgaaatgaaaaatgaagctttttttcccacagaaaaCTTTTGGGGGCTACAGGTTGCTCACAGCAAGTAAATTTCTTTGCCACCTAAATAATGACGTTTACTACAAGTAATTGATTTCTTATGCGTGCAGAAAATGAATTGGTTAACTACACCActtagaaaacaaaaccataCCATAACACCATAAATGACCCAATATTAAGaagatttttcttgctttttaaGATGAAAATGGATTTAGTGTTGTTGGATTGATGCGGGTGAGGGTGGCCTAGAAACCCGGTACCCAACAATGAGTtatggcagtctggagcaattccaaATAcctttttatttgacaaaaatggagtcttgttcaaaaccTTTACAGCAAAAAGTGCACACTGGGCCatccagaaagagaaaactaagcaaagaggggagaaaaagagaatacTCACTTCtcaaaaacaataaagaaaataatacacaacaaaagaattcactctaaactgccCTTCTGGCTATTACCCTGGAATTTGGGCCCAAggcaggagctacaatctggagctgtgttctgGAGCTGTGCCTCTCTCCTTTTTATCCCCCAACCACCatagcctcctcacttttatactggtgtgCTGCACCTTCTCAAGAAATCAATATACTTACAATACCACGATATCATATAACCTCAAATAGAAGTTCActtaaacttaatttaaaaacagaggcaagatacttatacaggtcatttcaccacaaaagacaaaacacccctcccactctaccacacctGTAAActccagcccaggtttggctgttcctggtctgacagaggaagacatgCAACAAAGGATACAGGTGAACACagtttaaattcaataaataaaatacacaaccacaatgtatcttctctccttcacacataCTGGAGGCAGACATACTTCCTCCATTTAGATCCTGTCTCCCTTCAGACTTGTGTCATGATCTCTCACTGACCTCCCACTAACAAGACTCATACTTAAGCCAATTTTGAATCCATCATATAAGCACACTTGACATAGTGTGCAAATATTTTGGCCCTGTGTGTCCAGccttattacaaaaaaaaaaaaaaaaaaacactggttcTTTGGTTCCATGTGAGTGTACATAtgtaaaaatatgcaaatttgTGGCTGGTTGCTAATTGGATTTTTTCTCAGGCAAATGTTCCAAGGGAGGAAAATGACTTAGTACTCTTGGTTAAGATCACAATGATTGCATAAGAGTTGAAAGGAAAGTCTAACTGCAGACTCCATTCAAGACATACTGTGGTCCATTTCGCAGGTCAGCTCTCCCAGTCAGCTTCATTTTTCTATTATGTTTGAAGATGTCTTTAGAATGGGGCAGCTTGGATGTTGTCAGTCTTGAAATGGGGATTTTGATTTTGAGCCTGAAAACAGAACGTGATTTGTGACTGATGGATGTGTAATTTATGAAGTCTGCATGATACACAGACCTGTTTAAGTCACACTCTGGATTGGGGCACTGGGCTGGTGGGGCCACAGTTTGATTAATTTCTCATTAAATTCACTGGAGACATTCTGCGCTatctcctggaaaaaaaaaaaaactcaccaaaTTTCTTTCAAATCCAATGGAAGGGGACAAACTGTGGAAGTTTGAGTATGCGGTTACTGAAATAGTTTCTCTTTATCTTTACAGACATCTGTAATAAAGGGGACCTACTTAGCCCTGGAACACATGAGTAAAGAGTACGGCAAGGAAGGAGGCACCATCATCAATGTATCATCTATGGCAGGtatcaaatacacacaagcatgcacattttcattcattcctttttaCTCTGAAATTGTTATTAACCTTGTTTGACACAGGTTTTACAGATGATATAAACATTGAGTTCAGAAAATGCATTATGGAAACCataatgtgttgtgtttttctgataaAATAATTGATTAACAATTCATGTTGGTACACAAAAAACAGGTTTGAGTAATGTTATTACTTTACCAAGGGAGATGAGACAGCAATATTGTAAAGAAAATATGTCACACATATCTGAATTACACTGAGCCAATTTGGTGCAGGTAATCTGAACCTACAATGTGTCAGTTTAGTTTTTAATGAAGGTGTGACCAATGCCACTcaaactcacatgcacacaaactcacatgcATGGAGATTAGCAAGTCAAATGAACCAACTAAcggattgtttgtttgtttgtttgtggcaaGACTGCAACATGGCTCAAGAATAGCTAAAGAAATTAAGTGGCAAATTAAACTTCACAATTGTAGGGAGGTATGTTCCACACAAATTCCATTCTCCTCTCTAGTCCAGCATGATTACATTACACATTATATTGTCAGTACTAGAAGACATATATTTACAGTTCTAACCAAAAGGATAGAAcctttctgtgttttcctgcttttttgttattattcCTCTGTGGGCAAGTGCTAACCAAAAGCTGAAGCGGCATATTGATTGGTGAAAGTCTGAGCAATTCTCATTAAATTCAGTGGAGACATTCCATGCTTTTTCCTGCACATACACATCAAGTTCCTTTCAAAGTATGTTTATTGTCTACATGGACATCAGTTTTTCTTAAGAGTAGTCATATGTTGCTTCTTTATTTAGTTGACCAGTTGTTATGGTTATTTTGTGTCACTCTAACAGTGGACTAGACTTCACAGATATTAAATTAGCAATCTTGAAGACTTCCATAGAAGACTTCCATTTTTCCgggtttgtttttaaaccacACTTCCCACAGTTCCAAATAGCTTCACCTGTGTGTCACCATCAGTCATCTGGCAGTTGACACCTTGGCCATGTTGCCATAACAATTTGAGCTCAACAAACTTGAAATCTACAAGTGAATAATGTCTTCTGATAACATTTTGTACATGCTCATTCATTTACCAACATCAGGGTAACTTTTTCAGATCATTAtaatacactgttgcccataaagttggaataaaatatattttacctcttttAGTAGTGTATATTCATGACCTTGattttttatgtaaatgatgGTAAATGATGGTAATATTAGTTAAtgttaataatattatttttttcaagtttggTAGCATTAGCATGTTGTTAGCTgacagagataataaaacacagcaccCACCACTGCTGCCATCTGGCAAGTGATGCAAAAGTATCCACTGCTGTCCCACCAGACTAGAGAGTGGCTTCTTTCCTCAAGGTGTGAGACTCATCCACCACACTCCACAATAAACCCCTGTGTTGTAGggtgataaataaatgaacctTGTAGCTTGTAGGTTATATTAGGTTACATTATGTgatatgagagagagggagttttCCTGGCGTGGTCCATAGCCAACGTCCATCAGCACATTCAGTAGTGTGTGAACGTGTGGGGAAGGGAGTGAATGCAACTTGTTGTTTTTCCCTCCCTGATGATCACTTTGATTTTTTGAACGCTTTCCGTCTTCTGAGCACCGAATTGGTTTCCTTTTCTTTGGATTCTTTCTGGTATTATACAGTCATCACCTGTTGTCAtcagtcttttctttgtttggccAATGTAACATTTATTTGGAACTAGGAAAAAACATACGTTGCTTCAAACACAGGTGAGAATGTGTCTCATTCACATGCAttttcttcaggttttttttttgtgtttgtttttaagataGTTCTCTGCTTTCAAATAACAATCCCCCTTATAGacttatacacatacacatattcatACCATGTTAGATTGCATATCTCTGGAACTAAGAAAAGCCTACTTTAAACTCCATGTCAATTACGATCAACGAGTTTTCTTGACATCAAATCCTACTCCTCTCCTTCTGGCCCTGTAACACAGCTCCTCTGCATATCTTTAAGAATACGGTCAGAACAGTTTGCTGTTTGATCATCAGCTGCTTTTGATTATTGCCGTGGCTGAATAAAGCCCAAATTTGCAGCAGGATGATTATGGAAAGTTTCCACGAGATGACGAGAGAGCCAATTTAACCTTTGAGGTGAGGTTTCAGGATTTTGGAAACTGTTGAATTGCTCACAACCTTCCAAAAAAGTGTTGAGTATATGGTTCCTGTTCCTTTTATTTTACAAGATCTGTTTTAAAGCTTAAtgcaaacacagctgaaaaaccCACAGTTGTAGCATACT is a window of Toxotes jaculatrix isolate fToxJac2 chromosome 4, fToxJac2.pri, whole genome shotgun sequence DNA encoding:
- the hpgd gene encoding 15-hydroxyprostaglandin dehydrogenase [NAD(+)], producing MSLNQKVALVTGGAQGIGRAAVQSLLKSSAKVAVVDLNKTCGEECKTQLDAEFGEGNCTFIQCDVSNGDALRDAFQSTVDQFGRLDIVINNAGINNEKNWEKTIQVNLTSVIKGTYLALEHMSKEYGKEGGTIINVSSMAAFLHSPHQPVYTATKHGVIGFTRAMADASSQGNYGVRINVLCPAFVDTPLLHSVEHEDNMGKFVKFKDDFKRSMNKFGVLQPSLIAEGMMRLITDTSLNGAVMKITCSKGIHFHTYEPMSA